The Flavobacteriales bacterium genomic sequence GGAAAAAGAACATACCCGGGTTGTTTCAAAGGTTAAGCCGGAAGATCCCCAACCTGCCGGCCAACCGAAACAACGGGTACATGGATTGGCGGTTGTCGGCTTCAGCGCCGGTTTGCTTGCGTTGACATGCCTGGCTGTTTCGTTTTACGTCTGCGCCTTCTTCGGTATCCTTGCCATAGCTGCCAGTTTGCGGGCGCTACGGGATATCAGGAGACGCCCCGATCTGTACAAAGGAAAATGGATGGCACTGGCGGGTTTGGTTGCCGGAAGTCTTGCCATTCTTGTCGCCGGTTTGTTAACGGTGAGTTACTTTGCATCCTGACCGCATACGGCCGGAGTCGGATCAGGCGAAAAAACAGCCCCGTATGTGGCATGTCATGCAGCGGAATGCTACCTTTGGCGCGAAAAATCAGTTGAAACACGCCATGCCTCCAATTCCATATTTCCGCGTTTACCGTTACCTGTTGGTCTTGGGATGTGCCATCATGGTATGGCAAGGATGCCGAAACGATGGCAGCTCTCAGGGAACTAATACATCAGCTCCTCCTGAAACTCCGCCCGTACCGAACATTGCATTCAACGTGGTGAAATCATATCCACACGACAAACAGGCTTTCACCGAAGGCTTCCTGTTTCACAAAGGAAAACTGTTTGAGAGCACCGGTGCAACGAAAGGGCTTCCGCAAACACGATCGCTGTTCGGGGAAGTGAACATGGAAACCGGTGTGATTGATACCAAGGTGGAAATTGACAAGAAACGCTATTTCGGCGAAGGGATCACTTTTCTGAACGGCAAGGTATATCAGCTCACCTACCAGAGTGGTGTGGGCTTCGTTTATGAAGACTCCACCTACCGCAAGCTGAGCGAATTCATGATTCCGAGTCCGGAAGGCTGGGGCCTCACCACAGATGGCCACCACCTCGTGATGAGCGACGGCACCGATGTGATCACCTACCTTAATCCCGCAGACTGGAAAGTGGTGCGGCGCCTGAAGGTAACCGAACGTGGATATGCAAAAGATTACTTGAACGAACTGGAATTCGTTAACGGAATGCTTTACGCGAATGTATGGCGCACCAACGAGATCGTAAGGATTGATCCGGCCACAGGAAAGGTGACGGGCAAAATGGACCTCACCCGCCTGGCGGAGGAAACCCGCGAGCAATACAGCGGATGTCAGGAAATGAACGGTATTGCTTATGACACGACAACATCCATGTTGTATGTGACCGGAAAAATGTGGCCGCGCATTTACGCACTCACACTGGAAGAATAATGCAGGTGGCTATTCCAGATCCAGGCTGATCTGGTTTTTCGCACCCCCCGGATTTTTAGGCACAATTTTGCGCGGCACCTCTGTCAAAGGCGCATCCGGTTCTTTGTCTGATTCCGGGGTGGATTTTTCAGGCATTTGTTCGTCGGGAGCTTCATCCAAAATTACCTCTTCAATCTCCTCCTCCTCTTCTTCCTCTTCCTCGGATGCAAGCAGCACAATGTCTTTGATGCGATAGTTTGATAGCATCTTGCCCTTGGCCTTGAACCCTTTCACACCGATGAATTCCACCAGGTCGATCTCTTCCGGGTCACGGTCTTTTCCTTTTTCCTTGTAAAAAGAAATCTGAACAACCGGATGTTTTTTGGTGGTAACCATCTCCAGGCGCGTATCCTTCTCTTCAGGAATAAAAAGTGTTTTGTTGCGGAACCCGGGTTCTACGGTAAAGCGCTTCGCGTAGTAAAGTCCCTTTTCACCGTCAAGATAAATGGCGGTAACAACCTTGGCTGGACGATGTTTTTCAATCAGCACGAGGTCGTCTTCGAAATGTGTACTGAGTTCATTGCCGTATAGCACGAAGTTACCCGATTGGTATACGGCGAAGATTTTATCCTCTCCCCGGAACTGGCCGAGGTAGGTACCCCTGTCTTCGGAATTGAGGCGATGCACCACATCATCAAACCAGATCTTGCGGGCGCCGAGGGTGGAAATCCCCTCCTCCTTTTTCACCACTTTGCGCACGGCGTTTTTGGTGACGATGTTGCCTCCGGCACCACGTCCCTTGATCATGACATCAGCAAAATTCAGGTCCATCTGTGTACGCCTGAGGCTGGGTTTGGGCCGGAGGTGCACGGTAACCACTTCCGCTTCCCCATTGGGATTGGCGGAGAAATACAGGATACGTGAGCCCTCTTTGCCCCGGGCCAGGTCGTATTCCTTGTCGCGGGTGATGCCCGTAACAGCAAATCGTTTCACCATGGCCGCACCCATCTTACCATCCTGGTAAATGATGTTGTACACCGTGCGCTCATCCCCTTTCTTCCATACGCCGGCGTGGATGATGCCTTTGCCCACGAATGTTTTGTCGGTGATGCGCGTGATGATCATTTTTCCGTCTTCACGGAACACGATGATGTCGTCAATGTCGGAGCAATCGCATACGTATTCGGACTCGGTACGTTTGAGTCCGTGCCCGATGAAGCCTTCCACCTTATCCACATACAACTTGGCATTGGCCACGGCCACCTTGGTTGCCTGGATGGTATCAAAGGTTTTGATCTCTGTTTTGCGTTCCCTGCCTTCGCCGTACTTCTTCTTCAGGTTCTTGAAATACTCGATGGCGTAATCAACCAGGTTCTTCAGGTGGTACTTGACCTGCTTGATTTCCTCCTCGAGTTTTTTGATCAGTTCATCGGCCTTGAAGCTGTCGAACTTTGAAATACGTTTGATGCGGATTTCGGTCAGACGGGTCACATCCTCATCGGTGACTTCCCGCACCAGGTCTTTGACGTACGGCTTCAATCCCTTGTGGATCGTCTCCAGAATTTCTTCCCAGGTTTCGCATTCTTCGATCTTGCGGTAGATGCGTTTTTCAATGAAGATCTTTTCCAGCGATGCGAAGTGCCACTGTTCTTCCAGTTCACCTTTGCGGATCTCCAGTTCCATTTTCAGGAGTTCCAGTGTTCTGTCGGTGGATACCTGCAGCATTTCACTCACACCGATAAAGCGTGGCTTATCGGCCTCAATTACGCATGTATTGGGTGAAATGGAAACTTCACAATCAGTGAATGCATACAGGGCATCAATCATCTTATCCGGCGACACACCGGTGGCCAGGTGCACCAGGATCTCCACATGTTCTGCGGTGTTGTCTTCAATCTTTCGAACCTTGATCTTGCCTTTGTCGTTGGCTTTGATGATGGACTCAATCAGGCTGCTTGTGGTGGTGCCGAATGGAATTTCGTAGATGCGAAGTGTTTTGTTATCATCCTTGGCAATGCGGGCGCGCACACGCACTTTGCCTCCGCGTTGTCCGTCATTGTAGTTGGAGAAATCCGCCATCCCACCTGTCGGGAAATCGGGATAGAAGGTGGGCTTTTGTCCGCGCAGCACACGGATGGAAGCATCCACCAGTTCGTTGAAGTTGTGCGGCAGGATGCGCGTGGAGAGTCCCACCGCAATACCTTCCGCTCCCTGCGCAAGCAGCAGCGGAAACTTCACGGGCAGGTACATCGGCTCTTTGGCACGGCCGTCGTAAGAAGCCAGCCACTGGGTGGTTTTGTGATTGAAGACGACTTCCAGTGCAAACTTGGTCAGGCGTGCTTCGATGTAACGTGCGGCAGCCGCACCGTCGCCGGTGAGGATATTCCCCCAGTTTCCCTGGCAGTCGATCAGCAGGTCTTTCTGTCCGATTTGCACCAATGCATCACCAATGGAAGCATCCCCGTGCGGGTGGTACTTCATGGTATGCCCGATAAGGTTGGCCACTTTGTGATAACGTCCGTCTTCCAGTTCGCGCATGGAATGGAGGATGCGGCGCTGCACAGGCTTCAACCCGTCTTCAATGGCAGGCACGGCACGCTCCAGGATCACATAGGATGCATAATCCAGGAACCACTCCTTGTACATGCCGGACAGGTGTACGACCTGTTCGTCAGAACCGGGGGTATTTCCGTTCTCGTCGGATTCGATATGTTCTTCCTCTTCGCTCACCGGATGGGTGCGTTATTTTTTCTTTTTGGCGGTTGCGCCGGTTTTCTTCTTTGCAGGTTTCTTCACTTCTTCATCAGCCACCGCTTCCATGCCTTCTTCATCTTGTTCTTGTTCTTGCTCTTCTTCCTCTTCCTCATCGTCCATCATGTCCTTTTCCACCTTGAGATTTTCGATGATGAACTCCTGTCTTTCGGGCGTATTCTTGCCCATGTAAAATTCCAGCAATGTGCTGATGGGAGATTCTTTGCCCACCACCACGGGTTCCAGCCGGATGTCCTTGCCGATAAAATGTTTGAACTCATCCGGCGATATCTCGCCGAGTCCTTTGAATCGGGTGATCTCCACTTTGCCTTTCAGCTTGCGGATGGCCTTTTGCTTTTCCCCTTCGGAATAGCAGTAGATGGTTTCTTTCTTGTCGCGCACCCTGAAAAGCGGTGTTTGCAGGATATACAGGTGACCGTTTTTCACCAGGTCGGGGAAGAACTGGAGGAAGAAAGTGATCAACAGCAACCGGATGTGCATGCCGTCCACATCGGCATCGGTAGCAATCACGATGTTGTTGTACCGGAGGCTCTCCAGGCTTTCTTCAATGTCGAGCGCTGCCTGGATGAGGTTGAACTCTTCGTTCTCGTATACGATCTTCTTGGTGAGTCCGTATGAATTCAGCGGTTTACCCCGCAGGCTGAAAACGGCCTGGGTGTTTACATCTCTTGACTTGGTAATGGAGCCACTGGCCGAATCCCCTTCGGTAATGAAGAGGGTGGTTTCCAGGTTGCGTTCGTGTTTATCGGCGAAATGCACACGGCAATCACGCAGTTTCTTGTTGTGCAGACTGGCCTTCTTGGCCCGGTCGCGCGCCAGCTTGCGGATGCCGGAAAGCTCCTTGCGTTCTTTTTCCGACTGCAGGATCTTACGCTGCAGGGCTTCGGCGGCCTCCGGGTTCTTGTGAAGATAATTATCGAGTTCGGTGGTGAGGAAATCCTGCACGAAGGCCAGGATGGATTTCCCGCCGGGTTCAATCTCCTGGGAGCCGAGTTTGGTTTTTGTTTGCGATTCGAAAACGGGTTCCACGACCTTGATGGCGACGGCTGCGATGATGGAACTGCGGATGTCGACCGCATCGTAGTCTTTCTTATAGAACTCACGGATGGTCTTCACCACGGCCTGACGAAAGGCGGCCTGGTGGGTACCGCCCTGGGTGGTGTGCTGGCCGTTAACGAAAGAGTAGTATTCCTCACCGTAGGACGAACCGTGCGTCATGGCCACTTCAATGTCTTCGCCGCGCAGGTGGATGATCGGGTACAGGATGTTGCCGTCTATGCGGGAATTCAACAAATCAAGCAACCCGTCTTTGGAATGAAACCGTTGTCCGTTGTACCGGATGGTGAGTCCGGGGTTCAGGTACACGTAGTTCCACAGCATGTTTTCCACATAATCATTGCGGAACCTGTAGTTGCTGAAGATGGTGCGGTCGGGAAGAAAGGAGATGCTCGTTCCTTCCTTGTCGTCCGACTTGGTAAGCTTATGATCCTGGGTAACGTCTCCGTGTTTGAACTCGATGGATTTGCATTTGCCTTCCCTGACAGATGCCACGTGGAAGTAATCAGACAGTGCATTGACGGCCTTGGTACCCACACCGTTCAACCCGACGGATTTCTTAAATGCTTTGGTATCGTACTTGGCCCCTGTGTTGATGCGGGATACGCAATCCAACACTTTCCCGAGCGGAATGCCCCGGCCATAATCACGTACCGTCACCTTCCCCTCATCGATGCTCACGTCGATGTATTTACCGTGGCCCATCACATACTCATCGATGCTGTTGTCGATGACTTCTTTCAGGAGCACGTAGATTCCATCGTCCTGTGAAGAACCGTCACCCAGCTTCCCGATGTACATACCGGGCCTGAACCGGATGTGTTCTTTCCAGTCGAGGGTGCGTATATTGTCTTCGGTATATTTAACTTCTTCGGACATGCGGATTTTCAGGGTGGATTGCGAAGATAACCAATTCCAAAATGCCGCAAATCCTTGCGTGGCGGTAGTTTTCAACAAAAGACACGGACTTTGTTGAAAAAAAATAGCCCGTATGTGCTCCGGAGATTTCAGCGGGGTTCAGTGATGGCTGCACCCGGGCATCAGAAAAATCACGCGAATAACTGGGAGGAAGCCACTTACGACGACTTATCCTCCAGGAGAGGCACAAACCGGAACTCTCCGAAAGTCTCCCGCACAATGTCACCGCCTTCGTCTTTTTTCACGACCGTCATAACCTGCACACCCCCTTCTCCCACAGGGATCACCAGGCATCCGCCCGGTTTAAGCTGCTCAATCAGGGCCGGCGGAATGAATGGGGCACCGGCGGTAACCAGGACTTTATCAAAAGGCGCAAAAGCGGGAAGCCCGGCATATCCATCACCATAGAACAGACGCGGGCGGTAGTTCATCACTTCCAGTAACTTCTTGGTTTTACCGTACAACTCCCTTTGCCTTTCGATGCTGAAAACCTTCACCCCCATCTCCAACAGCACACAGGTTTGATACCCGCTTCCGGTACCCACTTCCAACACCTTCTCCCCTTTTTTCAATTCCAGGAGGGATGTTTGAAAAGCCACCGTATAAGGTTGTGAAATCGTTTGGCCCGCACCGATGGGAAAGGCTTTGTCGTCATAAGCAAATTGCAGAAAAGCCGACTCCATGAACCAGTGCCTGGGCACCCGTTCCATGGCGGCCAGCACGGCCTCGTCGTGTATACCCTTCTCCCTTAGAACAGCCATGAGCCGCTTGCGAAGGCCCTTATGGCGATACGTATCTTCCAGCTTAATCATCAGGGTTGCGAAGGTAGGGGTTTTAGTTTTTGGTTTTTCGTTGTTGGTTAATAGTTTTTCGTTGTTGGTTAATAGTTGTTGGTTATTGGTTATTGGTTATTGGTTATTGGTTATTGGTTGTTGGTTATTGGTTATTGGTTGTTGGTTATTTGGGGGTCTGATGAGAAATGGTTCGCCCGGCAGATTCTATGCTTATAGCGAAACAGATTGCTATGTTAGCCGCCAATACTTGCTCCTGGATGGGATATGGGGCATCATATTCAGGAACAAACGTCCAAACATCCCAGCCCCACAAAACCTACCCATCAAAGTTCAACTCAACGCCTCCAGTAACCAATAACTAAAAACCAACAACCAAACATATTTTCATACTTTTGCCCATCCCAGCACCATTTTTGTTTGTCCAAAACCATATGCAATGAACAAATCCAGCAAAGCATTTTTAGAGAACTACCTGAACAACGCATCGCCCACCGGCTTTGAATCCGAACTTCCGGGCAGCACGAAAAGCGGACAACAAATCTGGCTCGATTATATCAAGCCGTTCGTTGACACGTATCAGACAGATGTATATGGTACAGCCGTGGGAGTGATCAATCCCAAAGCCCCATACAAGGTAGTGATCGAAGCACATGCCGATGAAATTGCATGGTTTGTGAACTACATTTCCGACGACGGGTACATTTTTGTAATTCGTAACGGAGGATCGGATCATCAGATCGCTCCTTCCATGCGGGTGAACATCCACACCAAAAAAGGCATTGTGAAAGGCGTGTTCGGATGGCCAGCCATCCACGTACGCCAGAAGGACAAGGAAGAACCACCGTCGCTGAAAAACATCTTCATCGATTGCGGGTGCAGTTCCAAAGCCGAAGTTGAAAAGCTGGGCATCCATGTGGGCACCGTCATTACTTTCGAGAACGGCCTCATGGAACTGGGAAAAAACTTTTACACCGGTAGGGCACTCGACAACCGCATCGGCGGTTTCATGATCGCAGAAGTAGCCCGCATGATTCACGCCAACAAGAAAAAACTTCCGTTCTGTTTGTACGTGGTGAATTCCGTTCAGGAAGAGATCGGACTGCGCGGTGCGGAGATGATCAGCCGCCGCCTTAAACCCAATGTAGCCATCGTTACGGATGTTACCCACGACACCCAATCACCACCCTATAAAAAGAAAGAAGAAGGGGATATCTCCTGTGGCAAAGGACCGTCACTCACGGTAGGTCCGGCCGTACACAACAAGCTCCTCAACATGATCATTGATGTTGCGGAAAAGAAAAAGATCCCGTTCCAGCGTGCGGCAGCCTCACGGAGCACCGGCACAGACACCGATTCCTTTGCTTATTCAGCAGAAGGTGTTCCGTCGGCACTGATTTCCCTTCCACTGAAGTACATGCACACCACGGTGGAAACAGTACACAAAGACGACATCGACCACGTGATCCGGTTGATGTACGAAACACTGATCCAACTCAAAGCAGGCCATGATTTCCGTTATATCAAATAAAGGCTGGCGAACCACGTGCGTATTTCTCATCTGTAGTTTGATGAGCCGTGCACAAACGCCGGCTTACGAACAAAATCAAACCCTCTCGTATGATGAGGTCATCACCGCCTACCAGAAACTGGCGGAAAACAACCCGATGGCCTTCCTCTTCACCTACGGCACCACCGATGCAGGCAAACCCCTGCACATGTTGCTGATTTCAAAGGACGGGGATGTGGATCCTGTTTCACTCCGCAAACGCGACAAACGCATCATCCTTATCAACAATGGCATCCACCCGGGTGAACCCTGTGGCGTGGATGCCAGTCTGCAATTCGCCACCGACCTGCTCGCAAGAAAGCTGCCCCAGCTCTACCTTGACAACACGGTGATCTGCATCATCCCTGCCTATAACATCGGCGGCATGATGAACCGGAACAGCGTAACGCGTGTCAATCAGAACGGACCGGAAACGTACGGCTTCCGCGGCAATGCAAAAGACCTCGACCTGAACCGCGACTTCATCAAATGCGACAGCCGCAATGCCCGTGCCTTCGCCGAGATCTACCATACCTGGCGGCCGGATATCTTCATCGATACACATACCTCCGACGGTGCCGATTACAGCTACAGCATGACCCTCATCGCGACCCAACCCAACAAAATCAATCCGCTGATAGGGCAATACATGAAAGACAACATGCTGCCCGCACTGTACAAAGGCATGGCGGATGACGGGTATGAAATGACACCTTACGTGGACATGAAAGGGGACACGCCTGACAACGGACTGGTGGCTTTCCTGGAAACACCGCGCTATTCAACCGGGTATACGGCCCTGTTCCACACCATCGGCTTCATCACGGAGGCGCATATGCTGAAACCTTATCCTGTCCGCGTAAAGGCAACCTATCACTTCCTTACTAACGTTTTGAAGTATAGCTATGAGAATTGTGAATACCTGGGCAAAATCAGGGGCATTGCCTTGCAGGACGGAAGAACACAAAAAGATTTCGGCCTGCGCTGGGAACTGGATACAACCCAAACCGAAACCATTACTTTCAAGGGATATACCGCCGCCTACAAACCCAGTGAAGTAACAGGGAAGGACAGGCTCTATTATGACCGCAACCAACCTTACGAAAAACAGATTCCATATTACAACAAATACAAGGTCACCGCAAAGGTCACAGCACCGGTAGCCTACATCATTCCCCAGGCATGGCGGGAAGTGATCGAGCTTTTGAAAATGAATAAGATCATGATGCACCGGGTCACCAAAGACACGGTCATGCAGCTGAGCGCATATCACATCGATGGGTACGAGACGGTCCATCACCCCTATGAAGGGCACTACCTGCATTATGACATCAAGGTGAGCAAGGACGCACAACCCATACAGCTTCGCAAAGACGACATGGTCGTATATGTGAACCAAACCAAGAACCGCTTCATCGTGGAAACCCTTGAACCGAATGCCCCGGACAGCTACTTTGCCTGGAACTTTTTTGACAATGTATTGATGCAGAAGGAATGGTTTTCTCCTTATCTGTTCGAAGATGAAGCGGCAGAAATGCTGAAGAACGACCCCGCCCTGAAACAACAGTTCGACCTGAAAAAGATCGAAGACGATTCATTTGCGGAGAACCCGCGGGAGCAATTGTACTGGGTGTACGCCCACTCCGTTCATTACGAAAAAGAACACAACCGCTACCCGGTTTTTCGGTTAGACAGGGATGTTCCCATGCCCGTCAAACTGGATTGATTGCCGCATGCCTGGCACATGGCCACATATCAAAACAGGCACTTTCATCGCATGGTTGACGACATGTGTGTGCATTGCGAACGGTTGTAGAAAGACTGACCCGGATCCTGATGCGCTGCCCAACAACACCATCCAGACCATCTTCACCGACGAGTTCGACCCATCCAATAACACCATTCTGAACCATTGGCAATACACCCGGTTGCCCTTCGACAGCACTTATCAGCAACCCAACCAACTGATTCCCGAAGGGCATTTCGGTTCATGGTCGTTCTACATAGGGCACCTGGACACAGCGGCCTACGAAGGCATGCACACCCGTTTCCCGGCTACATTCAACCGCACAGACAGCCTGACACCGGGCACGTATAAAGTGATCACGTGGCTGCAATGTCAGCATTTCGCACAATGCCGCATCCGCCTGAAACTGAGCAACGGTATTGACTCCTCCTACAAAGACACCGTTGTGACCAATGCGGCCTGGGAAAGCCACAGCCTTGTACACAGCCTGAGCTCTTCCGCGAAGATCAGCGCCTTCATCGAACTCACCCCGGTTGATACCGCTTCGAACAGTCGCATCCTGGTCGACTACGTTCAGCTACAGCGCATCGAATGATCGCCCGGGATTTTGCTCCGCAAGACGTATTGCTCATGCTCCGGAACCGGGCGGAAAGCGAACACCGGAACGAGATCACCTGGCCCAACCTGGTCGTACATACATCCACAAAAGGATTTCAAAAAGAACTGACAGAAACATCCCTGTCCATTTTCTGTAATATCACCGGAAATGCACAGGCTTACCTCGGAAAAAGAATGTACCGCATCTGCGATGCGTCATTGCTGGTGGTTAACCCCTATAATCATATGGATTACAGATTGGGTACCGAGGAAACCGCGGAGGTATGCAACGTACATTTCAACCACGCATTCATTTCGCAATGTGTACCGGCCCTGATATGCAGCGATCAAACATTGCTGGAAGATCCTGAATTCACGGTACCGGTGCCGGACTTCAAACAGGAATTACATTTTCAATCTGATACGTGGAAGGCAATGAAATCACTCCTGATGAAAGAGCCGGACAACCCCTACGGCTGGATGCAAACACTGGCATATCTGCTTACTTTGCATCGGGACACGGCCCGGGCCATCCGGCGAATTCCTGCAGAAAGCAGAGCAATACGCAATGAACTGTACGACCGGATATCCAAAGCAAGGGATTACATTTATGGTCATTACCACGCCGCTTTATCGCTTGACGTTCTATGCCGGATAGCAGGAATGTCAAAATTTCATTTTTTGCGGGTATTCAGGGAATGTTGCGGCATGACACCCTATGCTTTTATCCGTTGGATCCGGCTTTACAAAGCACGTGAATTGCTGAAAACATCGCGACTAACCATCGAAGAAATCGCCTGGCAAGTGGGGTTCTCGGAAGGCACTTCCATGCAAACCGCCTTCAAGGCGGCATTCGGTATCACACCCGGTCATTTCCGCAAGCATCCGTTTTAGCAATTTTGAAAAGGAATCCGGCATGACTTCCGGTGCACTTTTGTACCAAAAACCATGACCACTTCTGTATTCATGATTGTCATCGCCTCCATCAATGAAGGCGAAGAAAAAGCACTGAACACATACCTTCAAGGCCTGAT encodes the following:
- a CDS encoding DUF4190 domain-containing protein; amino-acid sequence: MRKLSRHETSVLSPHSVCLVAMTCCILFATSCQVEKRMYRPGYHVEWSLHSDRKHAQPGIEPMRSMAPLPIASPMYAPPPPQYTTPTGVPVRPGTFLHTSLHPEKEHTRVVSKVKPEDPQPAGQPKQRVHGLAVVGFSAGLLALTCLAVSFYVCAFFGILAIAASLRALRDIRRRPDLYKGKWMALAGLVAGSLAILVAGLLTVSYFAS
- a CDS encoding glutaminyl-peptide cyclotransferase — translated: MPPIPYFRVYRYLLVLGCAIMVWQGCRNDGSSQGTNTSAPPETPPVPNIAFNVVKSYPHDKQAFTEGFLFHKGKLFESTGATKGLPQTRSLFGEVNMETGVIDTKVEIDKKRYFGEGITFLNGKVYQLTYQSGVGFVYEDSTYRKLSEFMIPSPEGWGLTTDGHHLVMSDGTDVITYLNPADWKVVRRLKVTERGYAKDYLNELEFVNGMLYANVWRTNEIVRIDPATGKVTGKMDLTRLAEETREQYSGCQEMNGIAYDTTTSMLYVTGKMWPRIYALTLEE
- a CDS encoding DNA gyrase/topoisomerase IV subunit A, producing the protein MSEEEEHIESDENGNTPGSDEQVVHLSGMYKEWFLDYASYVILERAVPAIEDGLKPVQRRILHSMRELEDGRYHKVANLIGHTMKYHPHGDASIGDALVQIGQKDLLIDCQGNWGNILTGDGAAAARYIEARLTKFALEVVFNHKTTQWLASYDGRAKEPMYLPVKFPLLLAQGAEGIAVGLSTRILPHNFNELVDASIRVLRGQKPTFYPDFPTGGMADFSNYNDGQRGGKVRVRARIAKDDNKTLRIYEIPFGTTTSSLIESIIKANDKGKIKVRKIEDNTAEHVEILVHLATGVSPDKMIDALYAFTDCEVSISPNTCVIEADKPRFIGVSEMLQVSTDRTLELLKMELEIRKGELEEQWHFASLEKIFIEKRIYRKIEECETWEEILETIHKGLKPYVKDLVREVTDEDVTRLTEIRIKRISKFDSFKADELIKKLEEEIKQVKYHLKNLVDYAIEYFKNLKKKYGEGRERKTEIKTFDTIQATKVAVANAKLYVDKVEGFIGHGLKRTESEYVCDCSDIDDIIVFREDGKMIITRITDKTFVGKGIIHAGVWKKGDERTVYNIIYQDGKMGAAMVKRFAVTGITRDKEYDLARGKEGSRILYFSANPNGEAEVVTVHLRPKPSLRRTQMDLNFADVMIKGRGAGGNIVTKNAVRKVVKKEEGISTLGARKIWFDDVVHRLNSEDRGTYLGQFRGEDKIFAVYQSGNFVLYGNELSTHFEDDLVLIEKHRPAKVVTAIYLDGEKGLYYAKRFTVEPGFRNKTLFIPEEKDTRLEMVTTKKHPVVQISFYKEKGKDRDPEEIDLVEFIGVKGFKAKGKMLSNYRIKDIVLLASEEEEEEEEEIEEVILDEAPDEQMPEKSTPESDKEPDAPLTEVPRKIVPKNPGGAKNQISLDLE
- a CDS encoding type IIA DNA topoisomerase subunit B, producing MSEEVKYTEDNIRTLDWKEHIRFRPGMYIGKLGDGSSQDDGIYVLLKEVIDNSIDEYVMGHGKYIDVSIDEGKVTVRDYGRGIPLGKVLDCVSRINTGAKYDTKAFKKSVGLNGVGTKAVNALSDYFHVASVREGKCKSIEFKHGDVTQDHKLTKSDDKEGTSISFLPDRTIFSNYRFRNDYVENMLWNYVYLNPGLTIRYNGQRFHSKDGLLDLLNSRIDGNILYPIIHLRGEDIEVAMTHGSSYGEEYYSFVNGQHTTQGGTHQAAFRQAVVKTIREFYKKDYDAVDIRSSIIAAVAIKVVEPVFESQTKTKLGSQEIEPGGKSILAFVQDFLTTELDNYLHKNPEAAEALQRKILQSEKERKELSGIRKLARDRAKKASLHNKKLRDCRVHFADKHERNLETTLFITEGDSASGSITKSRDVNTQAVFSLRGKPLNSYGLTKKIVYENEEFNLIQAALDIEESLESLRYNNIVIATDADVDGMHIRLLLITFFLQFFPDLVKNGHLYILQTPLFRVRDKKETIYCYSEGEKQKAIRKLKGKVEITRFKGLGEISPDEFKHFIGKDIRLEPVVVGKESPISTLLEFYMGKNTPERQEFIIENLKVEKDMMDDEEEEEEQEQEQDEEGMEAVADEEVKKPAKKKTGATAKKKK
- a CDS encoding protein-L-isoaspartate(D-aspartate) O-methyltransferase, encoding MEDTYRHKGLRKRLMAVLREKGIHDEAVLAAMERVPRHWFMESAFLQFAYDDKAFPIGAGQTISQPYTVAFQTSLLELKKGEKVLEVGTGSGYQTCVLLEMGVKVFSIERQRELYGKTKKLLEVMNYRPRLFYGDGYAGLPAFAPFDKVLVTAGAPFIPPALIEQLKPGGCLVIPVGEGGVQVMTVVKKDEGGDIVRETFGEFRFVPLLEDKSS
- a CDS encoding M42 family metallopeptidase; amino-acid sequence: MNKSSKAFLENYLNNASPTGFESELPGSTKSGQQIWLDYIKPFVDTYQTDVYGTAVGVINPKAPYKVVIEAHADEIAWFVNYISDDGYIFVIRNGGSDHQIAPSMRVNIHTKKGIVKGVFGWPAIHVRQKDKEEPPSLKNIFIDCGCSSKAEVEKLGIHVGTVITFENGLMELGKNFYTGRALDNRIGGFMIAEVARMIHANKKKLPFCLYVVNSVQEEIGLRGAEMISRRLKPNVAIVTDVTHDTQSPPYKKKEEGDISCGKGPSLTVGPAVHNKLLNMIIDVAEKKKIPFQRAAASRSTGTDTDSFAYSAEGVPSALISLPLKYMHTTVETVHKDDIDHVIRLMYETLIQLKAGHDFRYIK
- a CDS encoding helix-turn-helix transcriptional regulator; the protein is MIARDFAPQDVLLMLRNRAESEHRNEITWPNLVVHTSTKGFQKELTETSLSIFCNITGNAQAYLGKRMYRICDASLLVVNPYNHMDYRLGTEETAEVCNVHFNHAFISQCVPALICSDQTLLEDPEFTVPVPDFKQELHFQSDTWKAMKSLLMKEPDNPYGWMQTLAYLLTLHRDTARAIRRIPAESRAIRNELYDRISKARDYIYGHYHAALSLDVLCRIAGMSKFHFLRVFRECCGMTPYAFIRWIRLYKARELLKTSRLTIEEIAWQVGFSEGTSMQTAFKAAFGITPGHFRKHPF